From the Raphanus sativus cultivar WK10039 unplaced genomic scaffold, ASM80110v3 Scaffold0475, whole genome shotgun sequence genome, one window contains:
- the LOC108847302 gene encoding serine/threonine-protein kinase PBL27, translated as MSGCCLPCFGSSTAKDAAESKDSLKKEVSVKDASVTHHSHHVSLDKSKSRGGSEHKKELTAPKEGPTAHIAAQTFTFRELAAATKNFRPECLLGEGGFGRVYKGRLESTGQIVAVKQLDRNGLQGNREFLVEVLMLSLLHHTNLVNLIGYCADGDQRLLVYEYMALGSLEDHLHDLPPDKEPLDWNTRMTIAAGAAKGLEYLHDKANPPVIYRDLKSSNILLGDGYHPKLSDFGLAKLGPVGDKTHVSTRVMGTYGYCAPEYAMTGQLTLKSDVYSFGVVFLELITGRKAIDNARAPGEHNLVAWARPLFKDRRKFPKMADPSLQGRYPMRGLYQALAVAAMCLQEQAATRPLIGDVVTALTYLASQTFDPNAPSGQNSRSSGGGGGPPFIRTRDERRSLGDGSSLDSPAETRSRLGSPAAHKNSPDYRRRDMAREVVNAGSEAGSEAGGGSGRKWGLSDVEGTESQRGSPASVGRGTRGTPRNRDLDRERAVAEAKVWGENWRERKRGTNGPGSFDSSND; from the exons ATGAGTGGGTGTTGTTTGCCTTGCTTTGGATCTTCTACTGCTAAAGACGCTGCTGAGTCTAAAGATTCGTTGAAGAAAGAAGTTTCAGTTAAAGACGCCTCTGTTACTCACCACTCTCACCATGTCAGCTTAG ACAAATCAAAGTCTCGAGGAGGTTCTGAACACAAGAAGGAGCTAACCGCTCCAAAAGAAGGACCAACCGCTCATATCGCCGCACAGACGTTTACTTTCCGAGAGTTAGCTGCCGCCACTAAGAACTTCCGACCGGAATGTCTTCTTGGAGAAGGAGGCTTCGGACGTGTTTACAAGGGCCGTCTAGAGAGCACAGGACAG ATAGTAGCTGTTAAACAGCTAGATCGAAACGGTCTGCAAGGGAACAGAGAGTTTCTTGTAGAGGTTCTGATGCTGAGCCTTCTGCATCATACCAATCTTGTGAATTTGATTGGTTATTGCGCTGATGGTGACCAGCGTCTTCTTGTCTACGAGTATATGGCACTAGGCTCCTTGGAGGATCATCTACACG atCTTCCACCGGATAAAGAGCCTCTAGACTGGAACACAAGGATGACAATAGCTGCAGGAGCAGCTAAAGGACTCGAGTATTTGCATGATAAGGCGAACCCGCCTGTGATCTACAGAGACTTGAAATCATCCAATATTCTTCTCGGAGATGGCTATCACCCAAAGCTATCAGATTTCGGTTTAGCTAAGTTAGGTCCTGTGGGGGACAAAACACACGTCTCAACCCGTGTTATGGGCACATACGGCTATTGTGCACCAGAATACGCCATGACAGGGCAGCTCACGTTGAAGTCAGATGTTTACAGCTTTGGAGTTGTGTTTCTAGAGCTTATCACTGGCCGAAAGGCCATAGATAACGCTCGAGCACCCGGAGAGCACAACCTAGTCGCATGG GCTAGGCCGTTGTTCAAAGATCGTAGGAAGTTTCCGAAGATGGCGGATCCATCGCTGCAAGGGCGTTATCCAATGCGTGGTCTATATCAAGCGCTTGCGGTTGCAGCAATGTGTTTACAGGAGCAAGCAGCGACGAGACCGTTGATAGGAGACGTGGTGACAGCTCTAACTTACTTAGCTTCTCAAACGTTTGACCCTAACGCGCCGAGCGGCCAAAACAGTAGAAGCAGTGGCGGCGGTGGCGGGCCGCCGTTTATCAGGACGAGAGATGAAAGGAGGAGCTTAGGAGATGGGAGTAGTTTGGATAGTCCTGCAGAGACTCGTAGCCGGCTAGGGTCACCGGCGGCTCACAAGAACTCTCCTGATTACAGGAGAAGGGATATGGCGAGGGAAGTAGTGAACGCTGGATCAGAGGCAGGGAGCGAGGCTGGAGGAGGGTCAGGGAGGAAGTGGGGGTTGAGCGATGTGGAAGGGACAGAGTCACAGAGAGGGAGTCCAGCGAGTGTTGGGAGGGGAACGAGAGGGACTCCGAGGAACAGGGATTTAGATAGAGAGAGAGCTGTGGCGGAGGCAAAGGTGTGGGGAGAGAATTGgagggagaggaagagaggtaCCAACGGACCGGGCAGCTTTGATAGTTCAAATGATTGA